A single window of Treponema denticola ATCC 35405 DNA harbors:
- a CDS encoding right-handed parallel beta-helix repeat-containing protein, giving the protein MSKVSTAVFPCNGTDYELKQTAFDEIRLKYNEAFLKKYEYGKQNLSPRITFISKEGRKFETRTFKLRCNTPPPDITDAVICKTRVPLVSPDPAYYVLCISCDSDKLKEKMGGDFLHKDIKSIIINGTEYPIELNSSGTGFTTTDSNFIAKTDVLPLGGSPTPDANLYFKTNAVVGGIKTDYTLYIGDEKKLSSSNKKTVSTPANTPDNAKLYDMTVTSPHEILSNDPASPYTIAYKDISGDKIKLKAETATKGAIIKGEVKKHDGSTYIYFAIDSGPRTSVDIELDKPGSGDVFYEIKFRAEGSGFTPSDWQIRYVKLIEGGTITITSTDGWKKLKDAVEATDGPNLIIIDGEIKAESTLNNYGEITVTRTLTIKGKTDSVSDILNANKNTGGKPHHRIFKIEPSGNLTLDGLTLKGGGKDSSTQLNGAAVYSKGSFTAKNCKFEDNEAGSNSVAGAGGAVYVESGQTTIDNCKFISNNANIGGAVFVAANGKCTIGTETDQTTKIYSNTAKNGAGIYVASTQSDGCLINKGTCIGTDGFNLAGDLGGGIFIFAGANCTIKEGVKIQDNEAQNGGGIYNDGGNLTIQGTVSDKVIISGCKANSSQPGKNKGGGIYIAGGTVKIEHTLINGNTVGSSGEGKGIYVADGTFEMKAGAKIDENNDVYLKENKKIQVETSALGDFGAKITPEKYPDRNTVIKVLESSAAAACNDKFKVSDKSSTHWKVDKRGNLAQLVKSSSDSWKTLKDAVANAPQDAVIYIDGEIKASGLYDNYGAIEIIKPPYFPAGVDRKLTIMGLTGSGSDILNANYGTGGNINYHQIFKVYTGTDFSLKGLTLKGADSGSHGGGAIYTEGKVEMANCVITENKASYAVRGGGVLIAGGTFTMIGGEIKNNSTKKVSGEGGGVYINGGIFTMIGGLIKENNKDINSKGKGVYVAGGSFTMSGSAKIDENNDVYLPTNKMINILSKLTPDGGTAAMINPQSYPSGSNNIKVLADDISNFENYKKFKVKSNGGTPWYVNSYGNLTTLPPAP; this is encoded by the coding sequence GTGTCAAAGGTATCGACGGCGGTGTTCCCGTGCAATGGTACCGACTACGAGCTTAAACAAACCGCTTTTGACGAAATTCGCCTAAAATATAATGAAGCTTTTTTAAAAAAATATGAGTATGGTAAGCAGAATTTAAGTCCTAGGATAACTTTTATCAGTAAAGAAGGTAGAAAATTCGAGACACGTACATTTAAACTGCGTTGTAATACTCCTCCTCCCGATATAACCGATGCCGTTATCTGTAAAACCCGTGTCCCCTTAGTCTCACCTGATCCTGCGTACTATGTGCTCTGTATAAGCTGCGATTCCGATAAATTAAAAGAAAAGATGGGCGGCGATTTTCTTCATAAAGATATTAAAAGTATAATTATAAATGGAACCGAATACCCTATAGAACTAAACTCTTCAGGAACCGGCTTTACTACAACCGATTCGAATTTTATTGCTAAAACTGATGTTTTGCCTTTGGGTGGTAGTCCAACACCTGATGCTAATCTTTATTTTAAAACTAATGCTGTAGTAGGCGGTATAAAAACAGATTATACTTTATATATCGGCGATGAAAAAAAGCTTTCCTCTTCTAATAAAAAGACTGTATCAACACCTGCCAACACGCCTGATAATGCAAAGCTTTACGATATGACGGTTACATCTCCCCATGAGATTCTTTCAAATGATCCGGCTTCTCCTTACACAATTGCTTATAAAGATATTAGCGGGGATAAAATAAAATTAAAGGCTGAAACGGCTACCAAAGGTGCTATTATCAAAGGAGAAGTCAAAAAGCATGATGGAAGTACATATATCTATTTTGCAATAGATAGTGGTCCTCGAACTAGTGTAGATATAGAGCTGGATAAACCCGGATCGGGAGATGTTTTTTATGAGATTAAATTTAGGGCCGAAGGTAGCGGTTTTACGCCGAGTGACTGGCAGATAAGGTATGTTAAGCTGATTGAAGGCGGTACTATAACAATTACATCTACAGACGGTTGGAAAAAACTAAAAGATGCCGTAGAAGCAACAGATGGGCCTAATCTTATCATCATTGACGGCGAAATTAAGGCTGAAAGTACTTTAAATAATTATGGAGAAATTACGGTAACCAGAACCCTTACAATAAAAGGTAAGACGGACTCAGTATCCGACATACTCAATGCAAATAAAAATACGGGAGGTAAACCTCATCACAGGATATTTAAGATAGAACCTTCAGGAAACCTCACCCTTGACGGTCTTACCCTTAAAGGCGGCGGAAAAGATAGTTCTACCCAGTTGAACGGAGCTGCCGTATATTCTAAAGGAAGTTTTACCGCTAAAAACTGTAAGTTTGAAGATAATGAAGCCGGTTCAAATTCTGTTGCCGGAGCAGGAGGTGCTGTTTATGTTGAATCCGGACAGACCACAATCGATAACTGCAAATTTATTTCAAACAATGCAAATATAGGCGGTGCTGTATTTGTAGCTGCAAATGGAAAATGTACAATAGGTACTGAAACAGATCAGACTACAAAAATATATTCTAATACGGCTAAAAACGGAGCAGGTATATATGTCGCCTCTACGCAAAGTGACGGTTGTCTTATAAACAAGGGAACCTGTATAGGTACCGATGGCTTTAATTTGGCAGGCGATTTAGGCGGAGGCATATTTATTTTTGCAGGGGCTAATTGTACAATAAAGGAAGGTGTAAAGATACAAGACAATGAAGCTCAAAACGGGGGCGGTATTTATAATGACGGAGGTAATCTTACTATTCAAGGAACCGTATCCGATAAGGTTATTATTTCAGGCTGTAAGGCAAATAGTAGTCAGCCCGGTAAAAATAAAGGGGGCGGTATTTATATTGCCGGCGGTACCGTAAAAATAGAACATACCTTAATAAATGGTAACACTGTAGGAAGTTCCGGTGAGGGGAAGGGTATATATGTTGCCGATGGAACTTTTGAGATGAAGGCTGGTGCAAAAATAGATGAGAACAATGATGTCTATCTAAAAGAGAACAAAAAAATACAAGTTGAAACTTCTGCTTTAGGGGACTTTGGTGCTAAAATTACGCCTGAAAAATATCCTGATAGAAATACGGTTATTAAGGTGCTTGAAAGTTCTGCTGCCGCAGCCTGTAATGATAAATTCAAGGTATCCGACAAAAGTTCTACACATTGGAAGGTAGATAAAAGAGGTAACCTTGCCCAATTAGTGAAGTCATCATCCGATTCATGGAAGACACTTAAAGATGCCGTAGCTAATGCTCCTCAAGATGCCGTTATTTATATAGATGGAGAAATTAAAGCTAGCGGTTTATATGATAATTATGGAGCGATTGAGATAATAAAACCTCCTTATTTTCCGGCCGGTGTAGACAGGAAGCTTACAATCATGGGCCTTACGGGTTCAGGTTCTGACATCTTAAATGCAAACTATGGAACAGGTGGTAATATAAATTATCACCAAATATTTAAGGTATATACTGGAACAGATTTTAGCCTTAAAGGGCTTACCCTTAAGGGTGCAGATAGCGGCAGCCACGGAGGCGGTGCAATTTATACGGAAGGTAAAGTCGAGATGGCTAATTGTGTTATAACGGAAAATAAGGCATCATACGCCGTACGTGGAGGAGGTGTTCTTATAGCCGGAGGAACCTTTACAATGATCGGCGGCGAAATAAAAAACAATAGCACAAAGAAGGTTAGTGGTGAAGGCGGAGGTGTATACATAAATGGCGGAATCTTTACAATGATTGGCGGCCTTATCAAAGAAAACAACAAAGATATTAATAGTAAGGGTAAGGGTGTTTATGTCGCAGGCGGCTCATTTACAATGTCGGGTAGTGCAAAAATAGACGAAAACAATGATGTATATCTTCCTACAAATAAGATGATAAATATTTTAAGTAAGCTTACTCCTGATGGAGGAACTGCGGCCATGATAAATCCTCAAAGCTATCCGTCAGGCAGTAACAATATAAAAGTTCTTGCCGACGATATATCCAATTTTGAAAACTATAAAAAGTTTAAAGTAAAGTCTAATGGAGGCACACCATGGTATGTAAATTCTTACGGTAATCTTACTACCTTGCCACCTGCACCTTAA
- a CDS encoding nitroreductase family protein — translation MNFNDFLSLMKKRQSCRSFDYSKPVSKEDLISILEAGRLSPSACNSQPYEVFVAQGEKAKIIADAKMGSFNKFIDDCNTFLVIAEDNYSLPAKIGSLIKKVDFKAIDIGILTANLVNAASALNLETCILGVFDEKRIQKLIERKKRIRLVIALGYPKEGYPLREKTRKDFDDNMHFLA, via the coding sequence ATGAATTTTAATGATTTTTTATCGCTTATGAAAAAAAGACAAAGCTGCAGGAGCTTTGATTATTCTAAACCTGTTTCAAAAGAGGACTTGATTTCTATTTTGGAGGCAGGGAGGCTTTCGCCGTCGGCCTGTAATTCTCAGCCCTACGAGGTCTTTGTAGCTCAAGGCGAAAAGGCCAAGATAATTGCAGATGCTAAGATGGGTTCTTTTAACAAGTTCATCGATGACTGTAATACTTTTTTGGTAATAGCCGAAGACAATTACAGCCTGCCTGCAAAGATAGGTTCACTGATAAAGAAGGTTGACTTTAAGGCCATAGATATAGGTATCTTAACGGCCAACCTTGTAAATGCAGCCTCAGCCCTAAATTTGGAAACCTGCATCCTCGGTGTCTTTGACGAAAAACGAATCCAAAAGCTCATAGAGCGAAAAAAGAGAATCCGCCTTGTCATAGCCCTAGGCTATCCTAAAGAAGGATATCCTTTAAGGGAAAAGACAAGAAAGGACTTTGACGATAATATGCACTTTTTAGCCTAA
- a CDS encoding valine--tRNA ligase has translation MSEKLQAIELEKSYNPKEFEERIYSFWEANKCFSPIKKKNTKNTFTVVIPPPNVTGVLHVGHALDETLQDVIVRYHRMKGDETLWIPGTDHAGIATQSVVEKKLKAEGKNRRDLGREAFIEKVWEVKNEHHSIITKQLRKMGVSVDWDRERFTLDEGLSQAVREVFVSLYEQGLIYQGNYLVNWCPSCGTAISDDEVEHEDRKGGMYHIYYKLADGAVLQNEAGEKIQEIEIATTRPETLLGDTAIAVHPEDPRYASIIGKEVILPLANRKIPVIADSYVDKEFGTGVVKITPAHDPNDWEVGKRHNLPVLNILNPDGTLNDAVPEKYRGLSTEKARKAVIEDLEELGLFKNEEKIKHAVGCCYRCHTSIEPYVSKQWFVKMQPLAQKALDAWKKGDVVFYPQKWENTYAHWMNNIRDWCISRQLWWGHRIPVWYCADCGKTIVSRTDITECPHCKSKNIKQDEDVLDTWFSSWLWPFSTLGWPEKTEDLARFFPTSALVTGHDIIFFWVARMIMASLQFTGKAPFKDIFIHGLVRDKQGRKMSKSLGNGIDPLVAIEEFGADAMKFTLTFMCGSQSQDFLIDMESFKLGSKFANKVWNASRYILGNLAGRTIVPVGRDGSLNSLKELDRWIYHELNEAAQTVRSSLDSYRYNEAAQKVYEFFWNNFCDWYVEGTKLSFKYGDEKEKDRAASVLLAVLEESLRLLHPFLAFVTEEIYSKLPGNCAEGALPRAKILMTSDYPEEKKERIDEAASIRFRTLQEIVRNIRALRAECGIDPQLKLKVSLYIEKNSPAEAARENSEIIEMLSGLSGLDFIDSLKEKPASSIGVVGAGFEAFLITGDSIDIDQLKKRFEKELEKNEQNASKIDSKLKNENFVKNAPPEVIEGEKEKHAEFLRRIEKLKGYLEGMR, from the coding sequence ATGAGCGAAAAATTGCAGGCGATTGAATTGGAAAAATCTTATAATCCTAAAGAATTTGAAGAGCGTATTTATTCCTTTTGGGAAGCCAATAAGTGCTTTAGCCCGATAAAAAAGAAAAACACAAAAAATACATTTACTGTCGTCATTCCTCCGCCCAATGTTACGGGCGTTCTCCATGTAGGCCATGCCCTTGATGAAACCTTGCAGGATGTAATTGTCCGTTACCACCGTATGAAAGGGGACGAAACCCTTTGGATTCCCGGAACCGATCATGCAGGTATTGCCACGCAATCCGTTGTAGAAAAAAAACTGAAGGCCGAAGGCAAAAACCGCCGCGACCTCGGACGGGAAGCTTTTATCGAAAAGGTATGGGAAGTTAAAAATGAACATCACTCGATTATAACAAAGCAGCTCCGCAAAATGGGAGTTTCGGTTGATTGGGATAGGGAACGCTTTACCTTAGATGAAGGGCTTTCTCAGGCTGTAAGAGAGGTCTTTGTTTCTTTATATGAACAGGGGCTAATCTATCAGGGAAATTACCTTGTAAACTGGTGCCCTTCATGCGGTACCGCAATTTCCGATGATGAGGTCGAACATGAAGACCGAAAGGGCGGCATGTACCATATTTATTATAAATTGGCAGACGGGGCAGTTTTACAAAATGAAGCCGGCGAGAAAATACAAGAAATAGAAATTGCAACCACCCGCCCTGAAACCCTTTTGGGCGATACCGCCATAGCCGTTCATCCCGAAGACCCCCGCTATGCTTCCATCATAGGAAAGGAAGTAATTCTCCCTCTCGCAAATAGGAAAATTCCTGTAATTGCCGATTCCTATGTCGATAAAGAATTCGGAACGGGGGTTGTAAAGATAACTCCTGCCCATGACCCCAATGACTGGGAGGTAGGTAAAAGGCATAATCTTCCCGTTCTAAATATCTTAAACCCCGACGGAACATTAAACGATGCCGTTCCCGAAAAATACCGAGGCCTTTCAACGGAAAAAGCACGCAAGGCCGTTATCGAAGATTTGGAAGAACTGGGCCTTTTTAAAAATGAAGAAAAAATAAAACACGCAGTAGGCTGCTGTTACCGATGTCATACAAGTATAGAGCCCTATGTTTCAAAACAATGGTTTGTAAAAATGCAGCCCTTGGCTCAAAAAGCCTTAGATGCATGGAAAAAAGGCGATGTTGTTTTTTATCCTCAAAAATGGGAAAACACCTATGCTCACTGGATGAATAATATTCGCGACTGGTGTATTTCCCGTCAGCTTTGGTGGGGGCATCGTATTCCTGTTTGGTATTGCGCCGATTGCGGAAAAACTATCGTAAGCCGTACGGATATTACGGAATGTCCTCACTGTAAATCAAAAAACATAAAGCAGGATGAGGATGTTTTAGACACTTGGTTTTCAAGCTGGCTTTGGCCTTTTTCAACCCTCGGCTGGCCCGAAAAGACCGAAGACCTCGCACGCTTTTTTCCGACATCGGCCCTTGTTACAGGACACGATATAATTTTCTTTTGGGTAGCAAGAATGATAATGGCCTCCTTGCAGTTTACGGGCAAGGCTCCTTTTAAAGATATTTTTATTCACGGTTTGGTTCGGGATAAACAAGGCCGCAAGATGAGTAAGAGCTTGGGAAACGGTATTGACCCCCTTGTAGCCATCGAAGAGTTTGGGGCTGACGCTATGAAGTTCACCCTTACCTTTATGTGCGGTTCTCAAAGTCAAGACTTCTTAATCGACATGGAAAGTTTTAAGCTCGGCTCAAAATTTGCAAACAAGGTTTGGAACGCTTCCCGATATATTTTAGGAAATCTTGCAGGCAGAACCATTGTGCCTGTCGGACGGGACGGCAGTCTAAACAGCTTAAAAGAACTTGACCGCTGGATTTATCATGAACTAAACGAGGCGGCTCAAACGGTTCGCTCAAGCCTCGATTCTTACCGTTATAATGAGGCCGCTCAAAAGGTTTACGAATTCTTTTGGAATAATTTTTGTGATTGGTATGTTGAAGGTACTAAACTTTCTTTTAAGTACGGAGACGAAAAAGAGAAGGATAGGGCGGCTTCGGTGCTCCTTGCCGTTTTGGAAGAATCCTTACGCCTGCTTCATCCGTTTTTAGCCTTTGTTACCGAAGAGATTTATTCAAAGCTGCCCGGTAATTGTGCTGAAGGCGCCTTGCCCCGTGCCAAGATTTTAATGACTTCCGATTACCCCGAAGAAAAAAAAGAACGCATAGATGAGGCTGCTTCTATCCGTTTTAGGACCTTGCAGGAAATTGTCCGCAACATTAGAGCCTTACGGGCCGAATGCGGCATAGACCCTCAGTTAAAGCTTAAGGTTTCTCTTTATATCGAGAAAAACTCTCCTGCGGAAGCTGCCCGTGAAAATTCCGAAATAATAGAAATGCTTTCAGGCCTTTCCGGTTTAGACTTTATCGATTCTCTTAAAGAAAAACCTGCCTCTTCAATCGGTGTAGTAGGAGCGGGTTTTGAGGCTTTTTTGATAACGGGAGATTCAATAGATATCGATCAATTAAAAAAGCGTTTTGAAAAAGAGCTTGAAAAAAATGAACAAAATGCTTCAAAGATAGATTCTAAGCTCAAAAACGAAAACTTCGTTAAAAACGCTCCTCCCGAAGTCATCGAAGGCGAAAAAGAAAAACACGCCGAGTTTTTAAGGCGTATCGAAAAACTAAAAGGTTATTTGGAAGGGATGAGGTAG
- a CDS encoding TetR/AcrR family transcriptional regulator translates to MDKKEELLASAHAIFTKKGYKETNISDITKSINVATGSFYKYYSSKEDIFLEVYKLENTRVRQLVMEHVDWQLPIESIIESLFFVTSKHLFGNKIMAEWSNPKISKILRKYYFSEQGKKDNQFHNFLMTVIDKKMKELKIKPQLAVRLKRVYEFLYYIDCHVTDSDFEGCSEVIKLLTVYFVKGLVYENSAR, encoded by the coding sequence ATGGATAAAAAAGAAGAACTTTTGGCTAGTGCACATGCCATTTTTACAAAAAAGGGATATAAGGAAACAAATATTTCGGATATTACAAAATCAATAAATGTTGCAACAGGTTCTTTCTACAAATATTATTCTTCCAAAGAAGATATATTTTTAGAGGTTTACAAACTTGAAAATACGAGAGTGAGGCAATTAGTTATGGAACATGTTGATTGGCAGCTGCCGATCGAATCGATTATTGAATCATTGTTTTTCGTAACTTCAAAACATTTATTTGGGAATAAGATAATGGCGGAATGGAGTAATCCCAAAATATCAAAGATTCTACGTAAATACTATTTTTCAGAACAAGGAAAAAAGGATAATCAATTTCACAATTTTTTGATGACTGTGATTGATAAAAAAATGAAAGAATTAAAAATTAAGCCTCAATTAGCCGTTCGGTTAAAGAGGGTATATGAGTTTTTATATTATATTGATTGCCATGTAACAGATTCTGATTTTGAAGGCTGCAGTGAAGTAATTAAACTTCTTACAGTATATTTTGTAAAAGGTTTGGTATATGAAAATTCCGCTAGATAA
- a CDS encoding CDP-alcohol phosphatidyltransferase family protein → MIYNKTFDIQKKIFINTLTLLRIPLSIMFNVMLLYEERRLFLYGILFLVIALTDFFDGKLARYYNVQSRVGAVLDVTTDFFFIFTTACVMYKQGLLPVGMIIIILIKFTEFCITSYLFDKKLKKNKLLFFDKIGRFVAVILYSIPIIILILHALLNKYLFNVILFCVYITIGFLSILSFYARVSKIIRYKIKI, encoded by the coding sequence ATGATATATAATAAAACTTTTGATATACAAAAAAAAATTTTTATCAATACCTTGACTTTATTAAGAATACCTCTTTCTATTATGTTTAATGTCATGTTGTTATATGAAGAACGCAGACTCTTTCTTTACGGCATATTATTTTTGGTAATAGCTTTAACGGATTTTTTTGATGGAAAACTTGCCCGTTATTATAATGTCCAAAGTAGAGTAGGTGCTGTATTAGATGTTACAACCGACTTTTTCTTTATTTTTACTACAGCTTGCGTTATGTATAAACAAGGTTTGTTACCTGTAGGTATGATCATAATAATTTTAATTAAATTTACAGAATTTTGTATAACATCATATTTATTTGACAAAAAACTAAAAAAGAATAAATTATTATTTTTCGATAAAATAGGCCGTTTTGTTGCCGTTATATTATATTCAATTCCGATTATAATATTAATATTACATGCATTATTGAACAAATATCTGTTTAATGTTATTTTATTTTGCGTATATATAACGATAGGATTTTTATCTATTCTTTCATTTTATGCAAGAGTAAGTAAAATAATTCGATATAAAATTAAGATATAA
- a CDS encoding VOC family protein: protein MRIEHIAMYVNDIENAKNFFIKYFKANSSDGYHNKTTNFRSYFLTFDDGARLELMNHPDMQDPNKEIRRTGLSHVAFSVGSKKRVDELTQILQNDGYKVLSGPRTTGDGYYESCIIGPEGNQIEITV, encoded by the coding sequence ATGCGAATAGAGCATATAGCAATGTATGTAAATGATATTGAAAATGCAAAGAATTTTTTTATTAAATATTTTAAAGCAAATTCCAGTGACGGTTATCACAATAAAACGACGAATTTTCGTTCTTATTTTTTGACTTTCGATGATGGAGCAAGGCTTGAACTTATGAATCATCCTGATATGCAGGATCCGAATAAGGAGATTCGAAGGACAGGCTTAAGTCATGTTGCATTTAGTGTGGGTTCAAAAAAAAGGGTAGATGAATTAACACAAATTTTACAAAATGACGGATACAAAGTTTTATCGGGTCCAAGAACAACCGGAGACGGATATTATGAAAGCTGTATCATCGGTCCCGAAGGCAACCAAATCGAGATAACTGTTTAA
- a CDS encoding nuclear transport factor 2 family protein, which translates to MELDIKKFWKAIAEQDAEKIRSYFNKTATIRWHNTNEQFTLEEFIKANCEYPGKWEAEVERIQKIENLIITAVKVFNNDTSVHATSFIKIEDDKIIAMDEYWGDDGKPPQWRLDMKIGTAIR; encoded by the coding sequence ATGGAATTGGATATAAAAAAATTTTGGAAAGCAATTGCGGAACAAGATGCTGAAAAAATACGTTCTTATTTTAATAAAACTGCAACTATCAGATGGCATAATACAAATGAGCAATTTACTTTAGAAGAATTTATCAAAGCTAATTGTGAATATCCCGGCAAATGGGAAGCGGAAGTTGAGAGAATCCAAAAAATAGAGAATCTAATCATTACTGCCGTAAAAGTATTCAACAACGATACATCGGTTCACGCAACATCTTTTATAAAAATTGAAGACGATAAGATTATTGCAATGGATGAATATTGGGGAGATGACGGCAAGCCTCCGCAATGGAGACTTGATATGAAAATAGGAACTGCAATTAGATAA
- the uvrB gene encoding excinuclease ABC subunit UvrB produces the protein MKQFKLISDYKPSGDQGEAIKALSDGIIAGDKFQTLKGVTGSGKTFTMANIIQAVQKPTLIISHNKTLAAQLYREFKTFFPENAVEYFVSYYDYYQPEAYVPARDLYIEKDASINDEIDRLRLSATFSLMERRDVIVVSTVSCIYGLGLPESWRDLRITIEKGENIEIEKLKKQLISLQYERNDAVLERGRFRVKGDVMEIFPAYMEDAYRLEFDWEEIVRIRKFNPISGEVIQEYEELSIYPAKHFVMPEDAIPNALERIKKELEERLNVLNKEGKLLEAERLKTRTEYDIEMLSEMGYCPGIENYSAPIANRKPGEPPATLFHYFPDDFLLFMDESHVTFPQVGAMYEGDRSRKQNLVDFGFRLPCALDNRPLKIDEFEKMLNQAVFVSATPGPKEIKYSTRIVEQVIRPTGLLDPIIEIHKSEGQMEHIYGEVKKRIALNERSLILTLTKKMAEDLTDYLTGLGLKVKYIHSEVETIERVEILKGLRAGEFDVLIGINLLREGIDLPEVSFIGILDADKIGFLRSTTSLIQIVGRAARNENGKVVMYADRISDAMKETIEETNRRRAIQEAYNKEHGITPKTIKKAIEDILTRENEIKKEAALAEAGPLINSLNILNPADRKKLIKKLEAQMAEYADMLMFEEAAVIRDKIEEVKRIGS, from the coding sequence ATGAAGCAGTTTAAACTTATTTCGGATTATAAACCTTCAGGTGATCAGGGAGAAGCTATCAAGGCTCTTTCAGACGGAATAATTGCAGGCGACAAATTTCAAACGCTCAAAGGTGTTACGGGATCGGGAAAAACTTTTACAATGGCAAATATTATTCAAGCCGTACAAAAGCCGACCCTAATCATAAGCCACAACAAAACCCTTGCCGCTCAGCTTTACAGGGAATTTAAAACCTTTTTCCCTGAAAATGCCGTCGAATACTTTGTTTCATATTACGACTACTATCAGCCTGAAGCCTATGTTCCCGCACGCGACCTTTATATCGAAAAGGACGCTTCAATAAATGACGAGATCGACCGCCTCCGCCTATCGGCAACCTTCAGCCTTATGGAACGCCGAGACGTAATCGTCGTTTCCACCGTTTCCTGTATTTACGGTTTGGGGCTTCCCGAATCGTGGCGGGACTTACGCATAACCATAGAAAAAGGCGAAAACATCGAAATCGAAAAATTAAAAAAACAGTTGATAAGTTTGCAATATGAAAGAAACGATGCAGTCCTTGAAAGAGGCCGCTTCCGCGTCAAAGGTGATGTTATGGAAATTTTTCCGGCCTACATGGAAGATGCCTACCGCCTTGAATTCGATTGGGAAGAAATTGTGCGCATCAGAAAATTCAATCCGATTTCGGGTGAGGTAATACAGGAATACGAAGAGCTTTCAATTTATCCTGCAAAACACTTTGTGATGCCGGAAGATGCAATTCCCAATGCTCTTGAAAGAATAAAAAAAGAATTGGAAGAAAGGCTGAATGTTTTAAATAAGGAAGGAAAGCTCCTTGAAGCAGAAAGGCTAAAAACCCGCACCGAATACGATATCGAAATGCTTTCCGAAATGGGTTATTGCCCCGGCATCGAAAATTACTCGGCTCCAATCGCAAACCGGAAACCCGGAGAGCCTCCCGCTACCCTCTTTCATTATTTTCCCGATGACTTTTTATTGTTCATGGATGAAAGCCATGTAACATTTCCTCAAGTGGGAGCCATGTATGAAGGAGACCGCAGCCGCAAACAAAATCTTGTAGACTTCGGTTTCCGTCTTCCTTGTGCCTTAGATAACCGCCCTTTAAAAATCGACGAGTTTGAAAAGATGCTTAATCAGGCCGTTTTTGTTTCCGCAACCCCCGGCCCTAAAGAAATAAAATACTCTACCCGCATTGTCGAACAAGTAATACGCCCTACAGGCCTTTTGGATCCGATAATCGAGATTCATAAAAGCGAAGGCCAGATGGAGCATATCTACGGAGAGGTAAAAAAACGCATTGCCCTAAACGAACGCAGCCTAATTTTAACTCTTACAAAAAAGATGGCGGAAGACTTAACCGATTATCTTACAGGGCTCGGTCTCAAAGTAAAATATATCCACAGCGAAGTTGAAACGATTGAGCGTGTCGAAATTCTAAAGGGCTTGCGTGCAGGAGAATTTGATGTGCTTATAGGAATCAACCTTTTAAGAGAAGGCATCGACTTACCCGAGGTTTCTTTTATCGGAATTCTCGATGCAGATAAGATAGGCTTTTTGCGTTCTACTACAAGTCTTATTCAGATTGTAGGACGGGCAGCCAGAAACGAAAACGGTAAGGTAGTTATGTATGCCGACAGGATAAGCGATGCTATGAAAGAAACCATAGAAGAAACAAACCGCCGCCGTGCTATTCAGGAAGCCTACAACAAGGAACACGGTATAACACCCAAGACAATCAAAAAAGCAATTGAAGATATTTTAACACGGGAAAATGAAATAAAAAAAGAAGCGGCCCTTGCAGAAGCCGGCCCCCTTATCAACAGCCTAAACATTTTAAACCCTGCCGACAGAAAAAAACTTATCAAAAAACTTGAGGCCCAGATGGCCGAATATGCCGACATGCTCATGTTTGAAGAAGCAGCAGTCATAAGAGACAAGATAGAAGAAGTAAAGCGGATAGGAAGTTAA